A window of Eikenella corrodens contains these coding sequences:
- the waaC gene encoding lipopolysaccharide heptosyltransferase I, whose amino-acid sequence MKILLVRLSSMGDLIHTLPAVQDLARHCPQVELHWLAEAGFADIARLHPFVAKVIPMRWRQWRKRLFAADTRRQMRALKQELAGGGYDFVLDSQGLIKSAWFARQAGVPVKGLDKHSAREGWAAAFYAQGFQVAKGRDAVWRNRELFAQVFGYRFDGAADFGVRVPEDAAVQGLPESYRVALHATSRESKLWPDEYWVELLNRLHAADGVAVWLPWGSGAERQRALALANQIEAAQVPEEKLGLLQAAYVLRGTRSVIGVDTGLLHLANALDKPLIGIYTDSDPVKTGVQPSAWAENMGGIGCPPQPEEVLERLFLLEQAYQTGRGVFR is encoded by the coding sequence ATGAAGATTTTACTGGTGCGCCTCTCCAGCATGGGCGATCTTATCCATACCCTGCCGGCGGTGCAGGATTTGGCGCGGCATTGCCCGCAGGTGGAGCTGCATTGGCTGGCCGAGGCCGGGTTTGCCGATATTGCGCGGCTGCATCCGTTTGTGGCCAAGGTGATTCCGATGCGCTGGCGGCAGTGGCGCAAGCGGCTGTTTGCGGCGGATACGCGGCGGCAGATGCGTGCACTGAAGCAGGAGTTGGCCGGTGGCGGCTATGATTTCGTGCTCGACAGCCAAGGCCTGATAAAAAGCGCGTGGTTTGCCCGTCAGGCGGGCGTGCCGGTAAAGGGTTTGGACAAACACAGCGCACGTGAGGGCTGGGCGGCGGCGTTTTATGCACAAGGTTTTCAGGTAGCCAAAGGGCGCGATGCGGTGTGGCGCAACCGTGAGCTGTTTGCCCAAGTGTTCGGCTATCGGTTTGACGGCGCGGCGGATTTCGGCGTGCGTGTGCCGGAAGATGCGGCGGTGCAGGGGCTACCTGAAAGCTACCGCGTGGCCCTGCACGCCACCAGCCGCGAGAGCAAATTGTGGCCGGACGAATACTGGGTGGAATTGTTGAATCGGCTGCATGCGGCAGACGGTGTGGCGGTGTGGCTGCCGTGGGGCAGCGGGGCGGAACGGCAGCGCGCATTGGCCTTGGCCAATCAGATAGAGGCGGCGCAGGTGCCGGAAGAAAAGCTCGGCCTGCTGCAGGCGGCCTATGTATTGCGCGGCACGCGCAGCGTTATCGGCGTGGATACCGGCCTGCTGCATTTGGCCAATGCGCTGGATAAGCCGCTGATCGGTATTTATACCGACAGCGATCCGGTAAAAACCGGCGTGCAGCCCTCGGCTTGGGCGGAAAATATGGGCGGTATCGGCTGCCCGCCGCAGCCGGAGGAGGTGTTGGAACGGTTGTTCCTGCTGGAGCAGGCTTATCAAACCGGGCGGGGAGTTTTCAGGTAG
- the lpxC gene encoding UDP-3-O-acyl-N-acetylglucosamine deacetylase — translation MKQRTLAQSVQATGVGLHSGERVLLTLHPAAENSGIVFRRTDLAGEQSRPIKLVPELINDTRLSSTIVTEDGVRVGTIEHLMSSLAAYGIDNVLIELNAPEIPIMDGSSLPFLYLLQDAGIVDQKAEKRFLRILKPVEVQEPGKWVRFTPYDGFKVSLTINFDHPVFNRSNPTFEIDFAGASYVEEIARARTFGFMQEVEMMRAHGLGLGGNLSNAVVIDDNDVLNPEGLRYPDEFVRHKILDAVGDLYVIGAPIIGAFEGHKSGHAINNALLRAILADPESYEWATFPHNQNLPAAFHALPAAA, via the coding sequence ATGAAACAGCGCACCCTAGCCCAATCCGTTCAAGCCACCGGCGTCGGCCTGCATTCCGGCGAGCGGGTTTTGCTCACCCTGCATCCGGCTGCCGAAAACAGCGGCATCGTATTCCGCCGCACCGATTTGGCCGGCGAACAGAGCCGCCCGATCAAACTCGTGCCCGAACTGATCAACGACACCCGCCTCTCCTCCACCATCGTTACCGAAGACGGCGTGCGGGTGGGCACGATCGAGCATTTAATGTCGTCACTGGCCGCCTACGGCATCGATAATGTGTTGATTGAATTGAATGCGCCGGAAATCCCGATTATGGACGGCTCCAGCCTGCCTTTTTTGTATCTGTTGCAGGATGCGGGCATCGTGGATCAAAAAGCCGAAAAACGCTTCCTGCGTATTTTGAAGCCGGTGGAAGTACAGGAGCCGGGCAAATGGGTGCGCTTCACCCCGTATGACGGCTTTAAAGTCAGCCTCACCATCAATTTCGACCACCCCGTGTTCAACCGCAGCAACCCCACCTTTGAAATCGATTTTGCCGGCGCATCGTATGTGGAAGAAATCGCCCGCGCCCGCACCTTCGGCTTCATGCAGGAAGTGGAAATGATGCGCGCACACGGACTGGGCTTGGGCGGCAACTTGAGCAATGCCGTAGTGATTGACGACAACGACGTGCTTAATCCGGAAGGCCTGCGCTACCCCGACGAATTCGTGCGCCACAAAATCCTCGATGCCGTGGGCGATTTATACGTAATCGGCGCACCGATAATCGGCGCATTCGAAGGCCACAAATCCGGCCACGCCATCAATAACGCTCTCTTACGCGCCATTCTTGCCGACCCGGAAAGCTACGAATGGGCCACTTTCCCGCACAACCAAAACCTGCCCGCCGCTTTCCACGCCCTGCCGGCTGCGGCATAA
- the gnd gene encoding decarboxylating NADP(+)-dependent phosphogluconate dehydrogenase translates to MQNPFHNKNDIAIIGLAVMGQNLILNMNDYGLQVSAYNRTAAKTEQFLNGPAKGTKIIGAYSLEELIGQLKRPRKVMLMVQAGRAVDELIAQLVPHLDKGDIIIDGGNAHYSDTERRTDELAAQGILFIGTGISGGEEGARHGPSIMPGGNPEAWPAVKPILQAVAAKTAGGEVCCHWVGKNGAGHFVKMVHNGIEYGDMQLICEAYQFMKDGLGMSHAEMQAAFAEWNKTELNSYLVQITADILGTNDADGTPLVEKILDRAGQKGTGKWTGINALDLGTPLTLITVAVFARCISALKTQRVQAATAFGHKIEPVAGKREEWLAALRQALLASKIISYAQGFMLMRQASEHYGWDLDYGNTALLWREGCIIRSAFLGNIRDAYAANPDLVFLGSDAYFKDLLQQALPGWRKVAAAAMQHGLPMPCTVSALSFLDSFTCGRLPANLLQAQRDYFGAHTYERIDRPEGEFFHTNWTGTGGDTASTAYNV, encoded by the coding sequence ATGCAAAACCCTTTTCACAATAAAAACGATATTGCCATTATCGGCCTGGCCGTTATGGGGCAGAACCTGATTCTGAACATGAACGATTACGGCCTCCAAGTGAGCGCCTACAACCGCACGGCGGCCAAAACCGAGCAATTCCTCAACGGCCCGGCCAAAGGCACAAAAATTATCGGCGCCTACAGTTTGGAAGAACTAATCGGCCAATTAAAGCGGCCGCGCAAGGTGATGCTGATGGTGCAGGCCGGGCGGGCGGTAGACGAGTTGATTGCACAGCTGGTGCCGCACTTGGATAAGGGCGACATCATCATCGACGGCGGCAATGCCCATTATTCCGATACCGAACGGCGTACCGACGAGTTGGCCGCACAGGGTATTTTATTTATCGGCACCGGTATTTCCGGCGGTGAAGAAGGCGCGCGCCATGGGCCGTCTATCATGCCCGGCGGCAATCCGGAAGCCTGGCCGGCAGTGAAGCCGATTTTGCAGGCAGTAGCCGCCAAAACGGCCGGTGGCGAGGTATGTTGCCACTGGGTGGGCAAAAACGGTGCCGGCCATTTTGTGAAAATGGTGCACAACGGCATCGAATACGGCGATATGCAGCTTATCTGCGAAGCTTACCAGTTTATGAAAGACGGCCTGGGTATGAGCCATGCCGAGATGCAGGCCGCCTTTGCCGAATGGAACAAGACCGAGCTCAACAGCTACTTGGTTCAAATCACTGCCGATATTTTGGGCACAAACGACGCAGACGGCACGCCGTTGGTAGAGAAAATCCTCGATCGTGCCGGCCAGAAAGGCACCGGGAAATGGACCGGTATCAATGCCTTGGATTTGGGCACACCGCTCACGCTGATTACCGTAGCGGTGTTTGCCCGCTGTATTTCCGCTCTAAAAACCCAGCGGGTGCAGGCTGCAACGGCTTTCGGACATAAAATCGAACCGGTGGCCGGCAAGCGGGAAGAATGGCTGGCTGCTTTACGCCAAGCATTGCTGGCTTCCAAAATTATTTCTTATGCCCAAGGCTTTATGCTGATGCGTCAGGCCAGCGAGCATTACGGCTGGGATTTGGATTACGGGAATACCGCTTTGTTGTGGCGCGAAGGCTGCATCATCCGCAGCGCGTTTTTAGGCAATATCCGTGATGCCTACGCCGCCAATCCGGATTTGGTATTTCTTGGCAGCGATGCCTATTTCAAAGACCTGTTGCAGCAGGCTCTGCCGGGCTGGCGCAAAGTGGCCGCCGCCGCGATGCAGCACGGTTTGCCGATGCCCTGCACCGTATCCGCCCTCTCCTTCCTCGACAGCTTCACCTGCGGCCGCCTGCCCGCCAATCTGCTGCAAGCGCAACGCGACTACTTCGGTGCCCACACCTATGAGCGCATCGATCGGCCGGAAGGCGAGTTTTTCCACACTAATTGGACAGGCACCGGCGGCGATACTGCTTCCACTGCTTACAATGTTTGA